The following are encoded in a window of Vespula vulgaris chromosome 8, iyVesVulg1.1, whole genome shotgun sequence genomic DNA:
- the LOC127065634 gene encoding trithorax group protein osa isoform X7 has product MRPTPSPTGSTGSRSMSPAVGQQNVQMPPRPSSSQSDGNGPARMSHSPMTTQGAYQQPLGPSTHMHSYKMNSTGPGVVQPGPGSASLGGINPMGGGMGYSAGGTAAGQPGGYHAQSTYPPPRPHMQFPQGYPSPANSQPPPNNQYQPPNRPNNLVQYPPYAHKMGFNNVPPGMPPSPGPPQVYAVSGATGGMVPPGTPSVAVIGNMGPPASSMGPPPPSPNHVSNQPPPPSSAVPHIHTPAATPPLNHEGSPMPPPSTTPNSHPTSTPTPTSHNSTDLTPETSNDSGITTTASGTSSINVTSTSSGTVTSVITTGPDGTSLDEGSQQSTLSNASAASGEDAAFTPKVRKEMLGGYHSHPATPQSTVPSPGAASINSIHEEYPDMNSPGWPRTPASPVFNSHVPQDPYRSKKPDSLAKLYEMDDSMERRTWLDKLVSFMEERRTPITSCPTISKNPLDLFRLYLYVKDRGGFMEVCKVTKNKTWKDIAGSLGIGASSSAAYTLRKHYTKHLLAFECHFDRGGVDPQPIINQVEAGSKKKANKGTASVPSPGSSNSQDSFPAAGSSNASMDGYGSYQSSYAGGTPGGPTSEYTPPPPRPPSQSSAPSPHQGIQQSSYQTTGSYQNYPQDQYIRPQGNALSQQAEFSQPYSPRSHYPPYVPDVDSSLSNRGYPSGNMPPNTASGQDMYNRYSSSQQPGNYPTGTPPNARSNSYPSAPQAHPASVSQQTATSQPSSPSQPPSASSYSCPQDYYRQEQGGYGGPGGSQIYTPGASSNKNMPPPPPGPSQPRRHPDFAKDQQYPQYNQQRPAYPVAGWPSTTSQYNSSSGNNRVQYPNQQNQPQAPQQQQPQQQPQQPPPPVASASSAASAVGAIASGQQWGSQQPNRTSSQPSLNTIGHTPPPWDHRYSNQPSPLYPPPGTHQNQLGMSPIMSQQPTSKREMTFPPDSVEAVTPLLYKRRKLTRADVAPVEAWRIMMALRSGLLAESCWALDVLNILLFDDSCVSYFGLTHLPGLLDVLLEHFSRSLSDMFESSANDDDHYWSQPANGPEVDLGAVTRPIDPEDRTKLLSSSNYTFLSRRGRPVKIVPRDDDIFVLDSRRSWDHQECEADTEPWQVDTSATKYIVTCFQSEICSVPFARLLRDEKPPLLQKEVEHNIDSKDEFKMEAGSADIAEYSHKFTESGGESSEKPKDNNGERKQLDKKKKTKTLSDVLSRIKREPVEMNDLTRELFEKKHDGYKKDTDGETKANNNMGEHFVDIPSQKSDEEGQQSIPTQNGLNDSATVISNVDLEKVDVKSESEEQESPRDENEGPRLQIRDPAGTLKRRRISDYEDESYSRDEASLYLVTETQDNLARRCVCLSTILRNLTFIPGNEAEFAKNVTFLSLLGKLLLLYHEHPARAQKTRNYDREEDADFADSCSSLQGESEWWWDFLHHIRENILVMAANIAGHMDLSQHPEEISRPVLDGLLHWAVCPAAHGQDPFPTVGPNSALSPQRLALEALCKLCVTECNVDLVVATPPYSRLQRLCSVLTRLLCRSEEQVLREFGVNLLHFLSAADSGVARTIALQTPCITLLVSFIEYAETSAIGVANQHGLAALRDNPESMGTSLDMLRRAAGTLLNLARHPDNRTLLLQHESRLLALVMSQILDQQVAAIVARVLFQCSRGT; this is encoded by the exons ATGAGGCCTACCCCTTCGCCTACAGGATCCACAGGTTCACGCTCGATGTCCCCTGCTGTTG GTCAACAAAACGTTCAGATGCCTCCACGTCCGTCGAGCAGCCAATCAGACGGTAATGGACCAGCGCGTATGAGTCATTCTCCAATGACGACTCAag GAGCGTATCAACAACCATTGGGTCCTTCTACGCACATGCATAGTTATAAAATGAATAGTACTGGTCCTGGTGTAGTACAACCAGGACCAGGTTCTGCAAGTCTTGGTGGAATTAATCCAATGGGTGGTGGAATGGGATATTCAGCTGGTGGAACGGCTGCAGGTCAGCCTGGAGGTTATCATGCTCAGAGTACCTATCCACCTCCTCGTCCACATATGCAGTTTCCACAGGGTTATCCTTCTCCAGCAAATTCACAACCACCACCAAATAACCAATATCAACCTCCTAATAGACCAAACAATTTGGTGCAATATCCTCCTTATGCg CATAAAATGGGATTTAATAATGTGCCACCTGGAATGCCTCCTAGTCCAGGACCTCCTCAAGTTTATGCAGTTAGCGGAGCAACTGGTGGCATGGTACCTCCTGGTACACCAAGTGTAGCTGTAATAGGTAATATGGGACCTCCAGCAAGTTCTATGGGTCCTCCACCACCTTCACCCAATCATGTGAGCAATCAGCCACCACCTCCAAGCTCAGCAGTACCACATATTCATACCCCTGCTGCAACACCACCACTTAATCATGAAGGAAGTCCAATGCCACCGCCAAGCACTACTCCTAATTCACATCCTACATCAACGCCTACTCCGACGAGTCACAATTCTACTGATCTTACACCGGAGACTTCCAATGATAGTGGAATAACCACTACTGCTTCtg GTACATCGTCTATTAACGTTACTTCAACTTCAAGTGGTACTGTTACATCAGTTATAACAACAGGTCCAGATGGTACATCCTTAGATGAGGGTTCACAGCAATCAACACTGTCAAATGCATCAGCTG CCTCAGGAGAAGATGCAGCTTTCACACCAAAGGTCCGTAAAGAAATGTTAGGTGGATATCACAGTCATCCTGCAACACCACAAAGTACAGTCCCATCTCCTGGTGCTGCTAGCATTAATTCGATTCATGAGGAATATCCTGATATGAACAGTCCAGGCTGGCCACGTACACCTGCTAGTCCt GTGTTTAACAGTCATGTGCCTCAAGACCCATACAGATCTAag AAACCAGACAGCTTAGCAAAGCTTTATGAGATGGACGATTCAATGGAACGAAGAACATGGTTAGACAAATTAGTTTCTTTCATGGAAGAACGAAGAACTCCAATCACTAGCTGTCCAACAATCTCCAAGAACCCCCTCGACCTATTCCGGCTATACCTCTACGTGAAGGATAGGGGGGGCTTCATGGAGGTATGCAAG GTAACGAAGAATAAAACATGGAAAGATATCGCTGGATCACTGGGCATTGGCGCAAGTAGTAGCGCAGCATATACATTACGAAAACATTATACAAAACACTTATTGGCATTCGAATGTCACTTCGATCGTGGTGGTGTAGACCCACAACCTATCATAAATCAAGTCGAAGCTGGTTCTAAGAAAAAAGCGAATAAAGGAACAGCTTCTGTACCATCACCTG ggTCTTCCAATTCACAAGATTCCTTCCCTGCTGCTGGCTCTAGTAATGCTTCAATGGATGGTTATGGTAGCTATCAAAGTAGTTATGCTGGTGGTACACCAGGAGGACCAACATCAGAATATACACCTCCTCCGCCAAGACCACCTAGCCAAAGTAGCGCTCCTTCTCCACATCAAg GAATACAACAAAGCAGTTACCAGACAACAGGTTCCTATCAAAATTATCCTCAGGATCAATATATACGACCGCAAGGAAATGCATTATCTCAGCAAGCAGAATTCAGTCAACCTTATTCACCTCGTTCACATTATCCTCCTTATGTACCAGATGTTGACAG TTCTTTGTCGAACAGAGGCTATCCTAGTGGAAATATGCCACCAAATACGGCCAGTGGACAAGATATGTATAATAGATATAGCAGTAGTCAGCAACCAGGAAATTATCCAACGGGAACGCCACCTAATGCTCGGAGCAATAGCTATCCTTCCGCGCCACAAGCCCATCCAGCTAGTGTATCTCAACAAACGGCTACGAGTCAACCTTCTTCACCTTCGCAGCCTCCATCTGCCTCATCGTATTCTTGTCCTCAAGATTATTATCGACAAGAACAG GGTGGTTATGGAGGTCCCGGAGGAAGTCAGATTTATACTCCTGGTGCATCTTCAAACAAAAACAtgccaccaccacctccaggTCCTAGCCAACCTAGGCGTCATCCTGATTTTGCCAAAGACCAACAATATCCTCAATATAATCAACAGCGACCAGCATATCCAG TTGCAGGATGGCCAAGTACAACCAGTCAGTATAATAGCAGTAGTGGAAATAATAGAGTTCAGTATCCAAATCAACAAAATCAGCCTCAAGCTCCACAACAGCAACAACCACAGCAACAACCACAACAACCACCACCTCCTGTTGCTTCTGCGTCTTCAGCTGCTTCCGCCGTGGGAGCTATAGCTTCTGGTCAGCAGTGGGGCAGTCAACAACCAAACAGGACTTCTTCTCAACCAAGTTTGAATACTATAGGTCATACACCTCCACCGTGGGATCATCGTTACTCTAATCAACCATCACCTTTATACCCACCACCAGGAACACACCAG AACCAATTAGGAATGAGTCCTATAATGAGCCAACAGCCTActtcaaagagagaaatgacgTTTCCTCCTGATAGCGTAGAAGCTGTTACGCCATTGTTATATAAACGACGAAAATTAACTCGTGCTGACGTTGCTCCTGTGGAAGCTTGGCGCATAATGATGGCCTTGCGTTCAGGACTACTTGCTGAAAGTTGTTGGGCTCTTGACGTAttgaacattttattatttgatgatTCTTGT GTAAGTTATTTTGGATTGACGCATTTACCCGGATTACTGGACGTCTTATTGGAGCATTTTTCACGGTCATTGTCGGATATGTTCGAATCTTCTGCCAACGACGATGATCATTACTGGAGTCAACCAGCTAATGGACCTGAGGTTGATTTGGGAGCTGTAACACGTCCCATAGATCCAGAAGATCGGACTAAGTTGCTCTCTTCATCGAATTACACGTTTTTGTCAAGGCGTGGACGCCCTGTGAAGATCGTGCCTAGAGATGACGACATATTTGTCTTAGACTCTCGGAGGAGTTGGGATCATCAAGAGTGCGAAGCAGATACGGAGCCGTGGCAGGTCGACACGAGCGCCACAAAATATATAGTGACGTGTTTTCAATCAGAGATATGTTCGGTACCGTTCGCGCGTCTCCTCAGGGACGAGAAGCCACCGCTCTTGCAGAAGGAGGTTGAACACAACATCGACTCGAAGGATGAGTTTAAAATGGAAGCGGGCTCAGCGGATATCGCTGAGTACTCTCACAAGTTCACAGAATCCGGCGGTGAATCGAGTGAAAAACCGAAGGATAATAATGGTGAACGTAAACAATtagacaagaagaaaaaaacgaaaacattGAGCGACGTTTTGTCTAGGATTAAGAGAGAGCCGGTCGAAATGAACGATCTTACACGAGAATTGTTTGAGAAAAAACATGACGGTTATAAGAAGGATACTGACGGTGAGACAAAGGCGAATAACAACATGGGAGAACACTTTGTAGATATACCGTCACAAAAAAGCGACGAAGAAGGACAACAATCGATACCTACACAGAATGGATTAAACGATTCCGCGACAGTTATTAGTAACGTCGATTTGGAGAAGGTCGATGTTAAGTCCGAGAGCGAAGAGCAAGAATCGCCGAGAGACGAGAACGAGGGACCAAGATTACAGATAAGAGATCCTGCCGGTACCTTGAAGAGGAGACGAATAAGCGACTACGAGGATGAAAGTTATTCGCGCGACGAAGCGAGTCTCTACCTCGTGACGGAGACGCAGGACAATTTGGCGCGTCGTTGCGTCTGTCTCTCCACTATCCTGAGGAACCTCACGTTTATACCAGGAAACGAGGCTGAATTTGCAAAGAACGTTACATTTCTCAGCCTACTTGGTAAGCTCTTGTTGCTTTATCACGAGCACCCAGCAAGGGCCCAAAAGACACGAAATTACGACAGAGAGGAAGATGCGGATTTTGCGGATTCCTGTAGCAGTTTGCAAGGTGAAAGCGAATGGTGGTGGGACTTTTTGCATCATATAAGAGAAAACATACTAGTGATGGCGGCGAACATAGCTGGGCATATGGATCTGAGCCAACATCCTGAGGAGATATCTCGTCCAGTTCTCGATGGTCTTTTACATTGGGCCGTATGTCCTGCAGCCCACGGCCAGGATCCCTTCCCAACGGTTGGTCCAAATTCGGCTCTCTCGCCACAGAGACTCGCTCTAGAGGCACTTTGCAAGCTTTGCGTAACCGAATGCAACGTCGACCTGGTTGTTGCGACGCCGCCTTATTCGAGACTTCAGAGGCTCTGCTCTGTGCTGACCAGGCTCCTTTGTCGAAGCGAGGAACAGGTTCTCCGCGAATTCGGTGTAAATCTTTTACACTTCTTATCGGCTGCCGATAGCGGAGTGGCACGTACTATTGCCCTACAAACACCCTGCATCACGCTCCTGGTTTCTTTCATTGAGTACGCCGAAACGAGCGCTATAGGTGTCGCGAATCAGCATGGTCTTGCGGCTCTACGCGATAACCCCGAGTCCATGGGCACCAGCTTAGATATGTTACGACGCGCCGCCGGTACGCTACTCAATCTCGCCAGGCATCCAGACAACAGAACTCTTCTCCTACAACACGAATCACGTTTGCTCGCACTCGTTATGAGTCAGATTCTGGATCAACAAGTTGCCGCGATCGTTGCGCGTGTGCTATTCCAGTGTTCCAGGGGTACGTAA